The following proteins are co-located in the Macadamia integrifolia cultivar HAES 741 chromosome 3, SCU_Mint_v3, whole genome shotgun sequence genome:
- the LOC122072829 gene encoding 1,4-alpha-glucan-branching enzyme-like isoform X5, with protein sequence MANMEKDRDKNIGIMSLDPGLEPFKDHFRYRIVRYVEQKKLIEKYERGLEEFAQGYLKFGFNREENGIVYREWAPAAQEAQVIGDFNGWDGSNHIMEKNQYGVWAIKIPDYGGNPAIPHNSRVKFRFKHGNGVWIDRIPAWIKYATLDTTRFAAPYDGVYWDPPPSERYEFKHPRPPNPKAPRIYEAHVGMSSSEPCINSYREFADDVLPRIQSNNYNTVQLMAIMEHSYYGSFGYHVTNFFAVSSRSGTPEDLKYLIDKAHSLGLKVLMDVVHSHTSNNVTDGLNGYDVGQSSQESYFHTGNRGYHKLWDSRLFNYANWEVLRFLLSNLRWWLVEFQFDGFRFDGVTSMLYHHHGIDSVFTGNYNEYFSEVTDVDAVVYLMLANCLIHNILPDATVIAEDVSGMPALARPVSEGGIGFDYRLAMAIPDKWIDCLKNKRDEEWLMKEISWTLTNRRYTEKCISYAESHDQAIVGDKTFAFLLMDKEMYSGMSCLMDASPVIERGIALHKMIHCITMALGGEGYLNFMGNEFGHPDWIDFPREGNGWSYDKCRRQWNLVDTDHLRFKFMNAFDRAMNLLDDKFSFLASTKQIVSSTSEEDKVIVFERGDLVFVINFHPKNTYDGEVQSNFGQ encoded by the exons ATGGCAAACATGGAAAAAGATAGAGACAAAAATATTGGAATCATGAGTTTGGATCCAGGCTTGGAACCATTTAAAGATCACTTCAGATATAGGATAGTGAGATACGTGGAGCAGAAGAAACTTATTGAAAAATATGAACGAGGTCTGGAAGAATTTGCACAAG GTTATTTGAAATTCGGGtttaacagagaagaaaatggcaTTGTGTACCGTGAGTGGGCTCCTGCTGCACA GGAAGCACAAGTTATTGGTGACTTCAATGGATGGGATGGTTCCAACCACATAATGGAGAAGAACCAGTATGGTGTTTGGGCTATCAAGATTCCTGATTATGGTGGAAATCCAGCCATTCCACACAATTCAAGGGTCAAGTTTCGTTTCAAGCATGGGAATGGAGTATGGATTGATCGAATTCCTGCATGGATAAAATATGCCACTCTAGACACCACCAGATTTGCAGCACCATATGATGGTGTGTACTGGGACCCACCACCTTCAGAAAG GTATGAATTCAAACATCCTCGCCCTCCTAATCCCAAGGCACCACGTATATATGAGGCTCATGTAGGAATGAGTAGCTCAGAACCCTGCATAAATTCATATAGAGAATTTGCTGATGATGTGTTACCTCGTATACAGTCCAACAACTATAACACTGTCCAGTTGATGGCTATTATGGAGCATTCCTACTATGGATCCTTCGGTTATCATGTTACAAACTTTTTTGCTGTTAGCAGTAGATCTGGGACCCCTGAAGACCTCAAATATCTCATTGACAAAGCTCATAGCTTAGGTTTGAAGGTCCTGATGGATGTTGTTCACAGCCATACAAGTAACAATGTGACTGATGGTCTTAATGGCTATGATGTCGGCCAAAGCTCTCAAGAGTCTTACTTTCACACTGGAAATCGGGGGTACCATAAACTCTGGGATAGCCGATTATTTAATTATGCTAACTGGGAAGTTCTTCGCTTTCTTCTGTCCAACTTGAGATGGTGGCTTGTGGAGTTCCAGTTTGATGGGTTTCGATTTGATGGTGTAACATCAATGTTGTATCATCACCATGGAATCGATTCAGTATTTACTGGAAACTATAATGAGTACTTCAGTGAAGTGACTGATGTTGAtgctgttgtttatttaatgcTGGCCAATTGCCTGATTCACAACATCTTGCCAGATGCAACTGTGATTGCTGAAGATGTATCAGGTATGCCAGCTCTGGCTCGACCTGTGTCTGAGGGGGGAATCGGTTTTGATTACCGTCTGGCGATGGCCATCCCTGACAAGTGGATTGATTGCTTGAAGAACAAGAGGGATGAAGAATGGTTAATGAAAGAAATTTCATGGACCTTGACAAACAGGAGATACACTGAAAAGTGCATTTCATATGCTGAGAGTCATGATCAg GCCATTGTGGGTGACAAGACCTTTGCTTTTCTCCTAATGGATAAAGAAATGTATTCTGGCATGTCTTGTTTGATGGATGCTTCTCCTGTTATTGAGCGAGGGATTGCCCTTCACAAG ATGATTCATTGTATAACAATGGCGTTAGGAGGCGAGGGTTATCTAAACTTTATGGGAAATGAG TTTGGTCATCCAGACTGGATTGACTTCCCAAGAGAGGGCAATGGTTGGAGTTATGATAAATGCAGACGCCAGTGGAACCTGGTGGACACAGATCACTTAAGATTcaag TTCATGAATGCATTTGATAGGGCTATGAATTTGCTGGATGATAAATTTTCATTCCTTGCATCGACAAAACAGATTGTGAGCAGCACTAGTGAAGAAGACAAG GTTATTGTGTTTGAGCGTGGAGATTTAGTTTTTGTGATCAATTTTCATCCCAAGAATACATATGATGG GGAAGTACAGAGTAACTTTGGACAGTGA